The following coding sequences lie in one Heyndrickxia oleronia genomic window:
- a CDS encoding F390 synthetase-related protein — MRILSILLAYVKTKYFLKYRTRDQLEKYQMKRLAKHLRYVCKYSTFYQERLKNIPLTMTMDVLTTFPTIDKEIMMDHFDDLNTMGIGKEEAFHVALEAEESRDFEPMINDVTIGLSSGTSGNRGLFIVSEKERNAWAGTILAKLLPQSIRSREVIAFFLRANSNLYQSVSEGRIQFHFFDLLEEIKTHIQRLKQLNPTILVAPPSMMRMIAEYVDQGELVLQPKKIITVAEVLDPIDKNYIEKVFNQIIHQVYQCTEGFLAATCKYGTLHLNEDIVVIEKEWIDEKKKRFSPIITDFERKAQPIIRYRLNDILTIKEDPCLCGSPHQAIEQIEGRCDDIFYFNTNDGGSLPIFPDFVRRWIITSAPEVREYRVIQYQDSQLEIQMEPLTEHMKEQVENRIQSFLKEKNSVIPTLRFSKYQPNEKGRKLKRVERHGAF; from the coding sequence TTGAGAATTTTATCAATATTGTTGGCATATGTAAAAACAAAGTATTTCTTGAAGTATAGGACGAGAGATCAGCTTGAGAAGTATCAGATGAAAAGGTTAGCGAAGCACTTACGTTATGTTTGTAAATATTCTACCTTTTATCAAGAGAGATTAAAAAATATTCCTCTAACAATGACAATGGATGTATTAACTACATTTCCCACCATTGACAAAGAGATAATGATGGACCATTTTGATGATCTAAATACAATGGGGATTGGTAAAGAAGAAGCATTCCATGTTGCTTTGGAGGCAGAAGAGTCTCGAGATTTTGAACCGATGATTAATGATGTAACAATTGGTCTTTCTTCTGGGACATCTGGAAATAGAGGATTGTTTATCGTTTCTGAGAAGGAAAGAAATGCATGGGCAGGAACGATATTAGCTAAATTACTTCCTCAATCCATTCGATCTCGGGAAGTCATTGCCTTTTTCTTAAGAGCAAACAGTAATCTTTATCAATCAGTAAGTGAGGGGAGAATTCAATTTCACTTTTTTGATTTATTAGAGGAAATTAAGACCCATATTCAAAGGTTAAAGCAGCTTAATCCTACCATTCTAGTCGCTCCCCCTTCAATGATGCGTATGATAGCTGAGTATGTTGATCAAGGAGAGCTAGTTTTACAACCGAAAAAAATAATTACAGTTGCTGAAGTCTTAGATCCAATTGACAAGAACTATATTGAAAAGGTGTTTAATCAAATCATACATCAGGTCTATCAATGTACGGAGGGTTTTCTTGCTGCAACCTGTAAATATGGAACCCTGCACTTAAATGAAGACATTGTTGTAATTGAGAAAGAATGGATCGATGAGAAAAAGAAAAGATTTTCTCCGATCATTACTGATTTTGAACGCAAAGCACAGCCTATTATTCGATATCGATTAAATGACATTTTAACCATTAAAGAAGATCCATGTTTATGTGGCTCTCCACATCAAGCCATTGAACAAATTGAAGGAAGATGCGATGATATTTTTTATTTCAATACAAATGATGGTGGGTCTTTACCGATTTTCCCTGACTTTGTCAGGAGATGGATTATTACATCAGCACCTGAAGTAAGGGAATATAGAGTTATCCAATATCAAGATAGTCAATTAGAAATTCAAATGGAACCTCTTACTGAGCATATGAAAGAGCAGGTGGAAAATAGGATTCAGTCCTTCTTAAAAGAAAAAAATAGCGTAATCCCAACTTTAAGATTTAGTAAGTATCAACCAAATGAAAAGGGTAGAAAATTAAAAAGAGTAGAAAGACATGGGGCATTCTGA
- a CDS encoding SDR family oxidoreductase → MEKNVLITGSSSGFGMYSALELAKCGYTIYASMRNVEKQTQLMEEAERYQAQERIHILQMDITDEKSVQQALAFFKKQNIHLHILINNAGYCEGGLIEDLHVEDYIRQFDTNVFGAIRVTQTFLPLLKKSIGAKIINISSVSGMIGMPGMSAYCSSKFALEGFSESLRLELRQDQIDVSIVQPASFKTKIWEKGLENFQIDRESSLIGSIYKYANQSYQNGDDPLKVAKLIVQICNSRHPKLRYPIGKGAKTLDVSKKVFPWKWIEKVVHNRLK, encoded by the coding sequence ATGGAAAAAAATGTTCTCATAACAGGAAGCAGTAGCGGGTTTGGGATGTATAGTGCACTTGAACTAGCGAAATGTGGATATACCATTTATGCATCGATGCGAAATGTTGAAAAACAAACACAGCTGATGGAAGAAGCGGAACGTTATCAAGCACAGGAACGAATCCATATTTTGCAAATGGATATCACTGACGAAAAATCGGTGCAACAAGCTTTGGCATTTTTCAAAAAACAAAATATTCATCTACATATTTTAATAAATAATGCAGGGTATTGTGAAGGTGGATTAATAGAGGATTTACATGTGGAGGATTATATTCGTCAATTTGACACGAATGTCTTTGGAGCCATTCGTGTCACCCAAACATTCTTGCCTTTATTGAAAAAAAGTATAGGAGCTAAAATCATCAATATTAGCAGTGTTAGCGGAATGATTGGAATGCCAGGAATGTCTGCTTACTGTTCTTCTAAATTTGCTTTAGAGGGATTTAGTGAGAGCCTCCGTTTAGAATTACGACAGGATCAGATAGATGTCTCGATTGTGCAACCTGCATCATTTAAAACGAAAATATGGGAAAAGGGGCTGGAGAATTTTCAAATAGATAGGGAATCATCCTTGATTGGGAGTATCTACAAATATGCTAATCAATCCTATCAAAATGGAGACGATCCATTAAAGGTAGCAAAGTTAATTGTACAAATCTGTAACAGCCGCCATCCTAAACTTCGGTACCCGATTGGAAAAGGTGCAAAAACATTAGATGTGTCGAAAAAAGTATTTCCTTGGAAATGGATCGAAAAAGTAGTTCATAACCGTTTAAAATAA